The following coding sequences are from one Halorubrum sp. BOL3-1 window:
- a CDS encoding b(o/a)3-type cytochrome-c oxidase subunit 1, with protein MSEAIESERTFVDKFPEEARIVRSAFLGSFFALFLGAIFGIIQTLHRTDVARIIPSTDYYTVLTAHGVFLVISFTIFFLVGLFTWALVRSLDRPLLNTRITWTWYIIMAAGMTMTGVSILAGFVDSIDMSADVLYTFYAPLQAHPLFYTGLAVFIVGSWIAGADWFRTFLAWKREHPDERIPLQTFMVLTTMAMWYIASSAVAASVLIFLLPWSLGFIEQVNPTLTRTLFWFFGHPVVYFWLMPAYLLWYTVLPKIAGGRLFSDPLARVVFVLFLLLSTPVGIHHQYLDPGIAEGFKFISMTNTMFLLLPSLLTAFTVVASVEYGARQRGGTGLLGWLTELPWRKPEFTGMMLAGLMFAAGGFSGMVNAGMNINYLIHNTIWVPGHFHLTVGTAVALTFMAATYWIWPQISNKPIYSRTIGLVQVVVWFVGMALMSNAMHAQGIMGVPRRTAEPEYSGFDYPTMFGGFEELNVQIAIGGTLLFVSTILFLGNLVLTMGNPKVSGLAQELPPALSGPDDAPRVLDSLRLWVGIALVLVVLAYALPLAAIINRGGLLGPGVGTYPVWLAPLFDAFADAAAPLIGAVGDAAASLVEVTR; from the coding sequence ATGAGCGAGGCCATCGAGAGCGAACGGACGTTCGTCGACAAGTTCCCCGAGGAGGCGCGGATCGTCCGCTCCGCATTTTTGGGTTCGTTCTTCGCGTTGTTCCTCGGTGCGATATTCGGGATCATCCAAACGCTTCATCGCACCGACGTGGCCCGGATTATCCCTTCGACCGACTACTACACCGTTCTCACCGCACACGGCGTGTTCCTCGTGATCAGCTTCACGATCTTCTTCCTCGTCGGACTGTTCACGTGGGCGTTGGTGCGTAGCCTCGATCGACCCCTGTTGAACACCAGAATCACGTGGACGTGGTACATCATCATGGCTGCCGGGATGACGATGACCGGCGTGTCGATCCTCGCCGGGTTCGTCGACTCCATCGACATGAGCGCCGATGTCCTCTATACGTTCTACGCGCCGCTACAGGCGCATCCGCTGTTTTACACGGGACTCGCGGTCTTCATCGTCGGCTCGTGGATCGCTGGCGCCGACTGGTTCCGGACGTTCCTCGCGTGGAAGCGCGAGCACCCCGACGAGCGGATCCCGCTCCAGACGTTCATGGTGTTGACGACGATGGCGATGTGGTACATCGCGTCGTCGGCCGTGGCGGCGTCGGTGCTCATCTTCCTCTTACCGTGGTCGCTCGGGTTCATCGAGCAGGTGAACCCGACGCTGACCCGGACGCTGTTCTGGTTCTTCGGTCACCCGGTTGTCTACTTCTGGTTGATGCCGGCGTACCTGCTGTGGTATACCGTCCTCCCGAAGATCGCGGGGGGACGCCTGTTCAGCGACCCGCTCGCACGTGTCGTGTTCGTGCTGTTCCTCCTGCTTTCGACTCCCGTCGGGATCCACCACCAGTACCTCGACCCGGGGATCGCGGAGGGGTTCAAATTCATCTCGATGACGAACACGATGTTCCTGCTGTTGCCGAGCCTGCTCACCGCGTTCACGGTCGTGGCGAGCGTCGAGTACGGAGCCCGCCAGCGCGGCGGAACCGGGCTTCTCGGCTGGCTCACTGAGCTCCCCTGGCGGAAGCCCGAGTTCACCGGCATGATGCTCGCCGGACTGATGTTCGCCGCCGGCGGGTTCTCCGGGATGGTGAACGCCGGGATGAACATCAACTACCTGATCCACAACACGATCTGGGTCCCCGGTCACTTCCACCTCACCGTGGGGACCGCGGTCGCGCTCACGTTCATGGCCGCCACCTACTGGATCTGGCCACAGATCTCGAACAAGCCGATCTACAGCCGGACGATCGGGTTGGTGCAGGTCGTCGTCTGGTTCGTCGGCATGGCGCTGATGTCGAACGCGATGCACGCGCAGGGGATCATGGGCGTGCCGCGCCGGACCGCCGAACCCGAGTACTCCGGGTTCGACTACCCGACGATGTTCGGCGGGTTCGAGGAGCTGAACGTCCAGATCGCGATCGGCGGGACGCTGCTTTTCGTCTCCACGATCCTCTTCCTCGGAAACCTCGTACTCACGATGGGGAACCCGAAGGTGTCCGGACTCGCCCAGGAGCTGCCGCCGGCGCTGTCCGGCCCGGACGACGCGCCGCGGGTGCTCGACAGCCTCCGCCTGTGGGTCGGGATCGCGCTGGTCTTGGTCGTCCTCGCGTACGCGCTCCCGCTCGCAGCGATCATCAACCGCGGCGGCCTGCTCGGCCCGGGCGTCGGCACGTACCCGGTGTGGCTCGCGCCGCTGTTCGACGCGTTTGCGGACGCCGCAGCGCCGCTGATCGGCGCGGTCGGTGACGCCGCCGCCTCGCTCGTCGAGGTGACCCGATGA
- a CDS encoding heme o synthase — protein sequence MTLPDRFPAVLAAAAMGVYLLVVVGATTSLTEAATACGGWPACGNGAALPASTEGWIALGHRVIAVAVGLLVALSAALAWRDGADRRVKAALTVALVVYPAQAGVGALVALGALPDALGSAHLVLGVGIFGAVLAALAWWLETETGDPDDVPDDFEPGTDDLPPVEEAPEPEIPSATVPRLKATASAYFRLMKPRLMWLLCLVAAASMALAGGSGFTPDVVAATLAGGALSIGASGTFNHVLERDVDRRMQRTSDRPLATDLIPVPHAFAFGGSLTLVSLGLFWTVNPLTAALGLVAIVFYSVVYTLVLKPNTVQNTVIGGAAGALPALIGWAAVTGEVGGGGLLLAAVIFLWTPAHFYNLALAYKDDYERGGFPMMPVVRGETVTRRHILWYLGATLVAAVALAAAADPLGALYAAVGVAVGAVFLWTVVRLHYEQTEDAAFRAFHASNAYLGLLLFAVVFDALVV from the coding sequence GTGACGCTTCCAGACAGATTTCCCGCGGTGTTGGCCGCGGCCGCGATGGGCGTGTACCTGCTCGTCGTCGTCGGCGCGACCACCTCCCTCACGGAGGCGGCGACCGCCTGCGGCGGGTGGCCCGCCTGCGGAAACGGCGCCGCCCTCCCGGCGTCGACCGAGGGGTGGATCGCCCTCGGTCACCGCGTCATCGCGGTCGCCGTCGGCCTCCTCGTTGCCCTCTCCGCCGCGCTCGCGTGGCGGGACGGCGCCGACCGCCGGGTCAAGGCCGCGCTCACGGTCGCGCTCGTCGTGTACCCCGCCCAGGCGGGGGTCGGCGCGCTCGTCGCGCTCGGCGCTCTCCCGGACGCGCTCGGTTCGGCACACCTCGTCCTCGGGGTCGGGATCTTCGGCGCCGTCCTCGCCGCGCTCGCGTGGTGGTTGGAGACCGAGACCGGCGACCCGGACGATGTACCCGACGATTTCGAGCCGGGGACGGACGACCTTCCGCCGGTCGAGGAGGCGCCCGAACCGGAGATCCCGTCCGCGACGGTCCCCCGGCTGAAGGCCACCGCGTCCGCGTACTTCCGGCTCATGAAGCCGCGCCTGATGTGGCTGCTCTGTCTCGTCGCCGCGGCGTCGATGGCGCTCGCGGGCGGGTCCGGGTTCACCCCCGACGTCGTGGCGGCGACGCTCGCCGGTGGGGCGCTCTCCATCGGCGCCTCCGGGACGTTCAACCACGTCCTCGAACGCGACGTGGACAGGCGGATGCAGCGGACCAGCGACCGCCCGCTGGCGACCGACCTCATCCCCGTTCCGCACGCCTTCGCGTTCGGCGGGTCCCTCACGCTCGTCTCGCTCGGGCTGTTCTGGACGGTGAACCCCCTTACCGCCGCGCTCGGGCTGGTCGCGATCGTGTTTTACAGCGTCGTGTACACGCTCGTTCTGAAGCCCAACACGGTCCAGAACACCGTTATCGGTGGCGCTGCCGGCGCGCTCCCGGCGCTCATCGGCTGGGCCGCGGTCACCGGCGAGGTCGGCGGCGGCGGGCTGCTACTCGCAGCGGTGATATTCCTGTGGACGCCCGCGCACTTCTACAACCTCGCGCTGGCGTACAAGGACGACTACGAGCGCGGTGGGTTCCCGATGATGCCCGTCGTGCGGGGCGAGACGGTCACCCGGCGGCACATCCTCTGGTACCTCGGCGCGACGCTGGTCGCCGCGGTCGCGCTCGCCGCGGCCGCCGACCCGCTCGGCGCGCTCTACGCCGCCGTCGGAGTCGCCGTCGGGGCCGTCTTCCTCTGGACGGTCGTTCGGCTCCACTACGAGCAGACGGAAGACGCCGCGTTCCGCGCGTTCCACGCCTCGAACGCCTACCTCGGCCTGCTCTTGTTCGCGGTCGTGTTCGACGCGCTGGTGGTCTGA
- a CDS encoding SelT/SelW/SelH family protein, producing MTRVEVEYCVPCGMLNRAQDVSEAILKQFGEGVDEVALVTGDDGVFVVRADDEVVFDKTEDEYDVDAIVRAVKPHVGAAA from the coding sequence ATGACACGCGTCGAAGTCGAGTACTGCGTCCCTTGTGGCATGTTGAACCGCGCGCAGGACGTCTCCGAGGCGATCCTCAAACAGTTCGGCGAAGGCGTCGACGAGGTCGCGCTGGTGACCGGCGACGATGGCGTGTTCGTCGTCCGCGCCGACGATGAGGTCGTCTTCGACAAGACGGAAGACGAGTACGACGTCGACGCGATCGTGCGAGCCGTCAAGCCGCACGTCGGCGCAGCAGCGTAG
- a CDS encoding co-chaperone YbbN — MESNTASGSDGALSGSDAGRSAASSRPTSLADADALDAFVADADAALLMFYTDGCGICASMEPVVGNVARGVEADVSVGLVNPRDDAPLVERFDVRSVPLFVLFVDGEPVARRAEGFVPGDELAAWVDEHAA; from the coding sequence ATGGAATCCAATACTGCTTCCGGAAGCGACGGCGCCCTCAGCGGTTCGGACGCGGGCCGGTCGGCAGCGTCGTCTCGCCCGACCTCCTTGGCCGACGCGGACGCCCTCGACGCGTTCGTTGCCGACGCGGACGCTGCGCTCCTGATGTTCTACACCGATGGCTGCGGGATCTGCGCGAGCATGGAACCGGTGGTGGGCAACGTCGCCCGCGGCGTCGAGGCGGACGTGTCGGTCGGGCTGGTAAACCCCCGCGACGACGCGCCGCTCGTCGAGCGGTTCGACGTGCGGAGCGTCCCGCTGTTCGTCCTCTTCGTCGACGGCGAACCGGTCGCGCGGCGCGCGGAGGGGTTCGTCCCGGGCGACGAGCTGGCGGCGTGGGTCGACGAGCACGCGGCGTGA
- a CDS encoding CbaC protein: MNVDISRGGLLVTLAVFGVIVYEFRTVLDFVGVELPLIPYMAAVFVLAGLAVWFVTLNGGWRTEPEGDDPA; this comes from the coding sequence ATGAACGTCGACATCAGCCGCGGGGGACTGCTCGTGACGCTCGCGGTCTTCGGCGTGATCGTCTACGAGTTCCGGACGGTGCTGGACTTCGTCGGGGTCGAACTGCCGCTGATCCCGTACATGGCCGCCGTCTTCGTCCTCGCCGGACTCGCGGTGTGGTTCGTCACCCTGAACGGCGGGTGGCGGACCGAGCCGGAAGGCGACGACCCGGCGTAG
- a CDS encoding adenylyltransferase/cytidyltransferase family protein has product MTRVVAQGTFDLLHPGHVHYLEDAAARGDELNAIVARRTNVTHKPAPVLCARQRRDMVAALDAVDEAHLGDPEDVFVPIERLDPDVIVLGFDQHHDEEDIATALAERGIDCRVERASGREPEYGDELLSSGDIVDRILRERGDGADPTRD; this is encoded by the coding sequence ATGACCCGGGTCGTCGCGCAGGGGACCTTCGACCTGCTCCACCCCGGCCACGTCCACTACCTGGAGGACGCCGCGGCCCGCGGCGACGAACTCAACGCCATCGTCGCCCGCCGCACCAACGTCACGCACAAGCCTGCGCCGGTGTTGTGCGCCCGCCAACGGCGCGACATGGTCGCCGCGCTCGACGCGGTCGACGAGGCGCACCTCGGGGACCCCGAGGACGTGTTCGTCCCGATCGAGCGGCTCGACCCCGACGTGATCGTGTTGGGGTTCGACCAGCATCACGACGAGGAAGACATCGCGACCGCGCTCGCGGAGCGCGGCATCGACTGCCGGGTCGAGCGCGCGTCGGGTCGCGAGCCGGAGTACGGAGACGAACTGCTCTCCAGCGGCGACATCGTCGACCGGATCTTGCGAGAACGGGGCGACGGCGCGGACCCGACGCGGGACTGA
- a CDS encoding Mov34/MPN/PAD-1 family protein, which yields MRLFRSDELLGIARETLDFVLEASEETHPDEYMGFLRADDARRLDLDRDGQVITDVLVIPGTESSPTSASVRSHMKPNDMRAVGSVHSHPNGALRPSDADLATFGQGKVHIIVGAPYGWGDWKAFDSEGRQTTLDVLDVEVPDEHFFDFTQEDIDRELADRDDGGFLSWFR from the coding sequence ATGCGACTGTTCCGCTCGGACGAGCTCCTCGGTATCGCTCGAGAGACCCTCGATTTCGTCCTCGAGGCGAGCGAGGAGACGCACCCCGACGAGTACATGGGGTTCCTCCGCGCGGACGACGCCCGGAGGCTGGACCTCGACCGAGACGGGCAGGTGATCACGGACGTTCTCGTCATCCCCGGGACGGAGTCGAGTCCGACGAGCGCCAGCGTCCGCAGCCACATGAAGCCGAACGACATGCGCGCCGTCGGCTCGGTCCACTCGCACCCGAACGGCGCGCTGCGCCCGAGCGACGCCGACCTCGCCACGTTCGGACAGGGGAAGGTCCACATCATCGTCGGCGCGCCCTACGGCTGGGGCGACTGGAAGGCGTTCGACAGCGAGGGGCGACAGACCACCCTCGACGTGCTCGACGTGGAGGTGCCCGACGAGCACTTCTTCGATTTCACCCAAGAGGACATCGACCGCGAGCTCGCTGACCGCGACGACGGCGGCTTCCTCTCGTGGTTCCGATGA
- a CDS encoding heavy metal translocating P-type ATPase, with protein MTQCTLCDLPVGDDPHTAPDVDGEFCCRGCLAVARSLDDVEDLDTVDERRPDTTPADEFDGETAFYHVDGMHCATCESFLEMTAGEQDGVAAAEASYATDTIRVDYDPDAVSADELPDRLSVAGYTASDRADPDGESDDAVVRFLIGGGFFGMMAMLWYVIFLYPTYFGFDPILDLGGVSGTYLFGQIWLFASIVLFYTGYPILRGAYVSLRARQPNMDLLVSLAAGSSYAYSTLALLVGRTDLYFDVTIAVILVVTAGNHYESIIKRRATGMLADLTTTEDRTVRTEAGETLAADDVAPGDRLLVRPGERVPFDGTVAEGTAAVDEALITGESLPATKREGDAVRGGTVVTDSPVVVEVGEDAANTLDTLVRLLWEIQSSRSGIQRLVDRLATVFVPLVVAVAAVGAAATLALGSAPIDAALVGLTVLIVSCPCALGLATPLAVAAGIRDAAERGIVVVSDAVFEEAADIDTVVLDKTGTLTDGEMRLLDSTAEEGASVDRVRERAAAVERASVHPVAEAIVSGVLGGERDRVDERTATDGGTAAAGESTGGETEQLGGTDAPDGPSATDVDVFDRGVAGRVDGDEVVVGHPDLFDERGWSVSDRLREAGTAARDRGNVPIYVGWDGRVRGVLAVGDEVREGWEAVVTDLDADGRRVVVLTGDAPAAAKGFADHPAVDEVFAEVPPEAKAETVRRLGADGSVAMVGDGSNDAPALAAADLGVSIASGTDLAADAADAVLLDDRLSAVPELFAVTRGTNRRLKQNLGWAFCYNAVAIPLALSGTLNPLLAALAMASSSLLVVTNSARAVYDED; from the coding sequence ATGACTCAGTGTACCCTCTGTGATCTCCCGGTCGGGGACGACCCCCACACCGCCCCCGACGTCGACGGCGAGTTCTGCTGCCGCGGCTGTCTCGCGGTCGCGCGCTCGCTCGACGACGTCGAGGACCTCGACACGGTCGACGAGCGGCGGCCGGACACGACGCCGGCCGACGAGTTCGACGGCGAGACGGCGTTTTACCACGTCGACGGGATGCACTGCGCGACCTGCGAGTCGTTCCTGGAAATGACGGCGGGCGAGCAGGACGGCGTCGCGGCCGCCGAGGCGAGCTACGCCACCGACACGATCCGGGTCGATTACGACCCGGACGCCGTGAGCGCGGACGAACTCCCCGACCGGCTCTCGGTCGCGGGCTACACCGCGAGCGACCGCGCCGACCCGGACGGCGAGAGCGACGACGCAGTCGTCCGGTTCCTTATCGGCGGCGGCTTCTTCGGAATGATGGCGATGCTATGGTACGTCATCTTCCTGTACCCGACGTACTTCGGGTTCGATCCGATCCTCGATCTGGGCGGGGTGTCGGGAACCTACCTCTTCGGGCAGATCTGGCTTTTCGCCTCGATCGTGCTGTTTTACACCGGCTATCCGATCTTGCGCGGCGCGTACGTGAGCCTCCGGGCGCGGCAGCCGAACATGGATCTGCTGGTGTCGCTCGCGGCCGGGAGCTCGTACGCGTACAGTACCCTCGCGCTGCTCGTCGGGCGGACCGACCTCTACTTCGACGTGACCATCGCCGTGATCTTGGTCGTCACCGCGGGGAACCACTACGAGTCGATAATCAAGCGCCGGGCGACCGGCATGCTCGCCGACCTGACGACGACCGAGGACCGCACGGTGCGAACCGAGGCTGGCGAGACCCTCGCGGCCGACGACGTCGCTCCCGGCGACCGGCTCCTCGTGCGCCCCGGCGAGCGCGTGCCGTTCGACGGGACCGTCGCCGAGGGGACGGCCGCGGTCGACGAGGCCCTAATCACCGGCGAGTCGCTGCCGGCGACGAAACGCGAGGGCGACGCGGTCCGGGGCGGGACCGTCGTCACCGACTCGCCGGTCGTCGTCGAGGTGGGCGAGGACGCGGCGAACACCCTCGACACGCTCGTGCGGCTGCTGTGGGAGATCCAGAGCTCCCGGTCCGGGATCCAGCGGCTCGTCGACCGGCTGGCGACGGTCTTCGTCCCCCTCGTCGTCGCGGTCGCGGCCGTCGGCGCGGCCGCCACCCTCGCGCTCGGCTCGGCCCCTATCGACGCGGCGCTCGTCGGGCTGACGGTGCTGATCGTCTCGTGTCCGTGCGCGCTGGGGCTGGCGACCCCGCTCGCGGTCGCCGCCGGGATCCGCGACGCCGCCGAGCGCGGCATCGTCGTCGTCTCGGACGCCGTCTTCGAGGAGGCCGCCGACATCGACACCGTCGTCCTCGACAAGACCGGGACGCTCACCGACGGCGAGATGCGGCTGCTCGACTCGACCGCCGAGGAGGGGGCCTCGGTCGACCGCGTCCGGGAGCGCGCGGCCGCCGTGGAGCGCGCCTCTGTCCACCCGGTCGCCGAGGCGATCGTCTCGGGGGTGCTGGGGGGCGAGCGAGACCGAGTCGACGAGCGGACGGCGACCGACGGCGGCACCGCGGCCGCCGGCGAGTCGACCGGCGGCGAGACCGAGCAGCTCGGCGGTACCGACGCGCCAGACGGTCCCTCCGCGACCGACGTCGACGTCTTCGACCGCGGGGTCGCCGGGCGCGTCGACGGCGACGAGGTCGTCGTCGGCCACCCGGACCTCTTCGACGAGCGCGGCTGGTCGGTCTCCGACCGTCTTCGGGAGGCCGGAACCGCCGCCCGCGACCGGGGGAACGTCCCGATCTACGTCGGGTGGGACGGCCGCGTTCGCGGGGTCCTCGCCGTCGGCGACGAGGTGCGCGAGGGGTGGGAGGCGGTCGTCACCGACCTCGACGCGGACGGACGCCGGGTGGTCGTGCTCACCGGCGACGCGCCCGCGGCCGCGAAGGGGTTCGCGGACCACCCCGCGGTCGACGAGGTGTTCGCCGAGGTGCCGCCGGAGGCGAAAGCGGAAACGGTCCGGCGGCTCGGCGCCGACGGCTCGGTCGCGATGGTGGGCGACGGGAGCAACGACGCGCCGGCGCTCGCCGCGGCCGACCTCGGCGTCTCCATCGCTTCCGGGACCGACCTGGCCGCCGACGCCGCCGACGCCGTCCTCCTCGACGACCGGCTCTCGGCGGTCCCGGAGCTGTTCGCCGTCACGCGCGGGACGAACCGCCGGCTGAAACAGAACCTCGGCTGGGCGTTCTGCTACAACGCCGTCGCGATCCCCTTGGCGTTGTCCGGCACTCTCAACCCCCTCTTGGCCGCGCTCGCGATGGCGTCGAGCAGCCTCCTCGTGGTGACGAATTCCGCCCGCGCCGTTTATGACGAGGACTGA
- a CDS encoding cytochrome c oxidase subunit II, which translates to MHIHSYEKIWLTASVLLILFLLGSVTYGAVGPGVEMVAADEDPIDPGGLDEDERFSEPRVEQVGENEYAAYVVARQFGFQPDPIVVPENSTVTFYVTSADVIHGFEVAGTNANTMVVPGEVSDITVETDEPQEYGLLCNEYCGAGHHVMEGKVHVVSQADFEERQSGGDGE; encoded by the coding sequence ATGCACATTCACAGCTACGAGAAAATCTGGCTGACCGCGTCGGTACTACTGATACTGTTCCTGCTCGGGTCGGTCACCTACGGCGCCGTCGGTCCCGGCGTCGAGATGGTCGCCGCGGACGAGGACCCGATCGACCCCGGCGGGCTCGACGAGGACGAGCGGTTCTCTGAGCCGCGCGTCGAACAGGTGGGCGAGAACGAGTACGCGGCCTACGTCGTCGCCCGCCAGTTCGGGTTCCAGCCCGATCCGATCGTGGTGCCGGAAAACAGCACGGTGACGTTCTACGTCACTTCCGCGGACGTGATCCACGGGTTCGAGGTCGCCGGGACGAACGCGAACACGATGGTCGTCCCCGGCGAGGTCTCGGATATCACCGTCGAGACGGACGAACCACAGGAGTACGGCCTTCTCTGTAACGAATACTGCGGGGCCGGACACCACGTGATGGAAGGGAAAGTACACGTGGTGAGCCAAGCCGATTTCGAGGAGCGCCAGAGCGGAGGTGACGGCGAATGA